TACAGGCAACCAGCTGGGCTGTGCCGTTGCTCTGGCTAACTTGGAGCTGTTTGAGCAGGAAAACGTAGTAGAACAGGTGGCCGAAAAAGCTGCCTTTATTGCCCCGTTGCTCCAAGAGCTTGCTTCCCTGGACCATGTGGGGGAGGTACGCCAGATTGGCCTGATGGCCGGAGTGGAACTGGTTCAGGATAAAGAGACCCGCCAGCCCTTTGCCTGGGAAAAACGGATGGGCTACCGCGTCTCCCTCAAAATGCGGGAACTGGGCATGCTGACACGGCCTATGGGCGATGTACTGGTGTTTATGCCTCCACTGTGCAGCACCAGAGAGGAGTTGCAGGAGATGATCTGCATCATGCGCCAGTCCATTGAGCAGGTCACCCAAGGAGAACAGGTTTATGTTTAAGCAGACATTAACCCAAGAAGAGAGCTTAACCAAGGAGCTGGACCTCCTGGAGCAACACGGCTTGCGCCGCACCCTGCGCACGGTGGAAACAGGTGCAGAGCCCGAGATAGTAGTCGAAGGAAAAAAGCTGTTACTTCTCTCCACTAACAATTATTTAGGCCTGGCCACCCATCCCCGGGTAAAAGCCAAAGCCATCGAAGCGGTCCAACAGTTTGGCACGGGCAGCGGTGGTTCCCGTTTGATTACAGGCAATCTCCGCTTGCATGAAGAACTGGAACAAACAATCGCGGCCTGGAAAGGCACTGAGGCGGCCCAGCTGTTCAGCTGCGGTTACTTGGCCAACGTCGGGACCATTTCTGCCCTGGCTGGAAAAGGGGATCTCGTTCTCAGTGACGAGTTGAATCATGCCAGCATGATCGATGGCTGCCGTTTAAGCAAGGCTGCCACCATGGTCTACCGCCATGTGGACATGGACGACCTGCACCAAAAGTTGCGTGACACCCGGGGACAATACCGGCGTACCTTGATTGCAACGGACGGCGTATTCAGCATGGATGGCAACATTGCCCCGCTTCCTGAGCTGGTCTCCCTGGCTGAACAATATGGGGCGTGGCTGATGGTGGATGATGCCCATGGCACCGGCGTGCTGGGAGACACTGGTGCGGGCAGCGTGGAACACTTCGGCTTAAGCGGGCGGGTGCATTTGTCGGTGGGCACCCTGTCCAAAGCCTGTGGAGCAGAGAGCGGTTATGTGGCCGGGTCTCAAACGGTCATCGAATACCTGCTGAACCGGGCTCGCTCTTTCATTTTCCAAACCGCCTTGTCCCCTGGGGTAGTGGCAGCCAGCCTGGAGGCGATCCACATCATTCGTACTGAGCCGGCCCTCCGTCACCAGTTGCTGTCCAATGCCCGCTATCTGCGCGAAGGACTTAAGTCTTATGGCTTCAGGCTGATTGAAGGGGAGACCCCCATTATTGCCGTGTTAATCGGTGAGGCCAAAACCGCTGTCCGGTTCAGCCGAAGACTGGAAGAAGCTGGTGTGTATGCTCCGGCGATCCGGCCACCCACCGTTCCGGAAGGGATGAGCCGTATCCGCTGTACCGTCATGGCCACCCACACCACGGCTCAACTAGACTTTGCTTTGGCTCAGTTTAAACAAGTAGGGCAAGAATTGGGAGTGATCAGCTGATGACAAAAGGGTTTTTTATTACCGGCACAGACACCGGGGTGGGCAAAACCTTCGTGGCTGCAGCACTTGCCGCTTACCTGAAACAACAGGGGCAGGATGTGGGCGTCTTTAAACCCATGATGAGCGGCATCCAGCGGGAAAATCCTCACAGTGACGCTTTTCTGCTTAAAACCATGTCGGGGGATACCAACCCTGTGGAGCAGATTAATCCCTTTCAGTTTGACGAACCCCTCGCACCCTACCTGGCTGCCAAAAGGGCCCAGCGGGAAGTCAGCTTCGTCCAACTGATAGAAGCGTGGCATCAGGTACGTGACAGTCATGCCTTTTTCCTGGTGGAAGGGGCAGGTGGCCTGGCAGTTCCCATGGGTCCCAATTATCTGGTGGCCGATGTGGCCAAACTAATAGATTTGCCCTTGATTGTAGTGGCTCGTCCTAACCTGGGTACCATCAATCACACCCTGTTAACACTTCATTTTGCTCAAAGCAAAGGGCTTGCTGTGGCTGGCGTGATTTTTAACGGTTATGATCCCGAGGCCGGGGACTTAGCCCAAGATACCAACCCATCCCTATTAGAAGAATGGTCAGATGTGCCGGTTTTGGGCATCATTCCCCGTACGGAACACCATTCAGCACAAGCGCTGGCCGCGTTGGTTGCAAAGTGCATTGATGTGGAAGAGCTGTATGCATACTGCTAATACTGTAAAGGAGGCGTGTGGATTGTCAATATTTTCACAAGCACGAGTGAATGTATGGGAAGTATACGCTGATAAAGCTTTGCGGGGTGAAGTTTTAACCAAAGATGAAGCGTTTCATATCCTCGGTGCACCAGATGGGGAACTTCTGCCCCTGTTGCAAGCCGCTTACCGGGTCCGTTATCACTACTATGGCAATAAAGTGAAACTCAATATGATCATTAATGCCAAAAGCGGTTTATGTCCTGAGGACTGCGGCTACTGTTCTCAATCTATTGTGTCCAAAGCGCCCATCGAAAAATATCCCTTATTGGATAAAGAAACCCTGATTGAAGGGGCACGGGAAGCGGTAAGACGCAAAGCGGGAACCTATTGTATTGTGGCCAGCGGCCGCGGTGCAACGGACAAGGAGATTGAGCAAGTGGTCGAAGCTGTGAAAGCCATCAAGCAGGAAATGCCGCTTAAAATCTGCTGTTGTTTGGGTATTATCTCAGAAGAGCAGGCCCAAAAGCTCCGTGAAGCCGGGGTGGAACGCTACAACCACAACTTAAATACCAGTGCCAGCCATTACGGTCACATCACCACCACGCACACCTACGAAGACCGGGTGCGCACGGTACAACATGTGAAGCAGGCAGGCATCTCCCCTTGCTCAGGCTGCATCATTGGGATGGGGGAAACCTGGGATGATGTGTATCATCTGGCCCTCAGCCTGAGGGAATTAGATGCAGATTCCATACCTGTCAACTTTTTGCACGCCATTCCGGGGACGCCGCTGGAGAATATGGATGAGTTAAATCCGCGCTACTGTTTGAAAGTACTCGCCCTGTTCCGTTTTATCAACCCTTCTAAAGAGATTCGTATTTCCGGAGGACGGGAAGTCAACCTGCGCTCCCTGCAAGCGCTCGGTCTCTATCCGGCCAATGCCATCTTTGTGGGTGACTATTTAACCACGGAAGGCCAAACAGCCCGGGCTGACCATCAGATGATCGAGGACCTGGGCTTTGAAATCGAGTTAATGCATTATTCTCTAAATATGTCTTCTAATTCTACTTGAAATCCCTTTAGTATTTCTGACTCAACAGTTCCTATTTCTTTCAATATATCCTTTTGTTGATAATGCCCTTTTTCATCTAGGACGTAAATTTGAACTGCGTTTAACATAGGATTGATAATCCAATATTCCTTTACACCGTATTGCATATACAAATTCATTTTAGTCACTAAATCATTTGATTGATTAGATGGACTTAGAATTTCAATAATTAAATCGGGAACTCCAACAAACTTATTTTCTTGTAAGCCTTGCTTATCACAAATGACGGATAAATCAGGCACTAATATTTTAGTTCCCTCTATGCCATCCTTTTTGAGTTCAATGTCATAAGGAGCACTAAATACTTCACAATTGGTGCCTTCTAAAAAATTAAACAATTTTGCTTGTAATCTTCCCGATACTCTTTGATGTTTCGTGGAAGGTGATGGTGTCATCAAAACAATGCCGTCTACGTATTCCAACAAATCGTTTGTTTCCTCTCTCATTTTATAAAATTCTTCGAGACTTATTTTGCTTTTTTGAGGCAAATTCATAGCAACACCACCTTTGCTTACAAGTTTGTTAAGAACATTATACCACGAAACATCTATATATCATTCTTGCTCGTTAGGCCAGTTGGCCTATCACGGTTAACGGTGCCTTTAATTGCCGCTGGAGACGGCCGATCGCCTCTTCTGCCGCTGAAAAAATGACACAAGTGGACGGACCGGCCGATTTCTCAAGATCAAGGGTGGTCCGCCCCTTTTGAACTTCCAGTTGAGAAGCGAGTCCGGCACTATTGGCCAGTTCCTGCGCTTCATACAAGATTCCTTTGGAACCAACCGGCAGGATATCATGAACGTCGGGTTGCTGACGCAATATATACAGTTCCTCAATGGATAATATCTGAGGATCATCCAGGCGGACGTCATCATCAGGCGCACTTTTGGGCCAGCCGGCACAAGCCACCCAGTCACCCTGACGTGTAGAGCCCGGAAAAAACCGGGCTTTTTCTGCTTTGCCCAGCACGGTAATACCTACACCAGTTTGTACGGTAGGCACATTCTCCTCTGTACTGCCGGTAAACTGCACGTCCACGTCAAGCCCGGCCTGTTTGGCGTACGCTTTCAATCCTTGGACAATCTCCCTTCCTGCCGGATCCCATTCCACACTGAGCGTGTTGACCACGAGTACAGGGGCAGCACCAGCAGAAATAAGCTCGAACAAAGGCACCCGCAGGGCAAACGCACCGACAACAGCACCGTCTGCCTTTACCTTGTCATGCGGTTTACTGCCAATGCCCCCCACCGAATCACAGGCAACCACCATCACCTCCTGCTCGTTCAGCTCCATGACCGTTAAATCTCTCACTTGGAACATTGTCGAATGTTTGCCCATCCCCACCATGGCTATGCATCCCTCCACACCAAGCGCTGCTCAGATTGTGTTTTTATGTTTTTCTGCTTTATTCTGCCTTCTCCGGATAAAACCCTTTGATCAGTATTTCCAATGCTAAAGGAGCCCGGATGCCTTCGGCAGCAGCCGATAAGGGAACGACGACGAACCGTTCATGCTGGATGGCTGGTACATTGTCCAGCGCTGGATGCCGCAGCAGGAAATCTATTTTTTGTTCAGCTGTCATCTCCCCGTAATCAACAACGACGATGACCTCGGGTGATCGTTCGACTACCTCTTCCCAGTTAACGGCCCCCCAATTTTTGTCCAAATCAGCAAAAATGTTTTCTCCCCCAGCTAAGCGAATCAGGGTATTCATATAATTTTGTCCCACGGTAAAAGCCTGATCTTCCCCACTGTCGTAGACAAAGACCCGGATTGGCTCATCCACCTTCCCAATCTGTTCCTGCAAGAGGGCAATATCTGTTTCCATCTGGGCAATCAGCGCCTTAGCCCGCTCTTCCACTCCAAAAATACGGCCGATGTTATGGATATCCTGGTACACATCCTCAATCGTCGGTCCCACGATCGTAGAAGAGTGATGCAAGTAAGCCGTCACACCGAAGGCTTCTAACTCCTCTACGGAACCAACCCCATTTTCACTAAAGGCGCTCTGCCATCCCGCATAAGCAAAATCCGGTTCAACCGAGAGAAACACCTCTTGGGATGGATATCGATCAGCCAGGACAGGGATCTGCTCGTAAGCTTCCTGAAACTGTGGCAAAATCTCATCATCCAAATAGGCGGTCCCCACCATCACCTCTTCCAGTCCCAAAGCCAGCATCACTTCGGTTACATGCTGGTTCAGAGTAACAGCCCTTTGCGGGGGCTTATCAAAGCTGAGTGTGCGTCCGTTATTTTCAATCGTGACCGGCTGGTACCCGCTGGCACCAGCGGGATCAGTCTGAGTCTCCTCACCAGAGGCCTCTCCTTCCGCCACAGTACCGTTCTCTGCCGGTGAGCTGCTGGCCTGTTCAGAGCTGCAGGCAGTCAGCACAAAGACAACTATCATGATAACGATAAGAAGAAGATGGCATTTGGGCAAACGGAACATGTTCTTACCCCTTTCTTCCAGAGCATGTATTTTGGATTGTTCCCTCACTGGCCAAACTGTTCTGGCCTGGCATGTCTTAAAACCAATCACTAATCCAAGCCCCAGCATGGTCCACATGCCAAGTTCCATAATTGTTTTCCTCCTTTCATCAATTACTTATGGTTTCTTCCCCTTGTCTCCGTGGGGAAAAACGTAATCACAGGCTTGTTGAATACAGGATGAGGGCGCACTTCGGCCTGCACCTGAAAGACCTCCGCCAAAAGGGATGGGGTGAGGACCTCTTCCGGCGTCCCGTCAGCTACTAGGTGCCCCTCTTTCATCACCAGCAAACGGTCACAATACATGGCGGCCAGATTGAGATCATGCAAGGCGGCCAATACAGTGACTTCCAAGCTTTTGACCAGCTCCAAAATATGCAACTGATGGTGAATGTCTAGATGGTTCGTCGGCTCATCCAAGATCAGATAGTCGGCACCTTGGGCCAAGACCCGGGCAATCTGCACCCGCTGTTTCTCTCCTCCTGACAAGCCGCTGTAAGGTTCATCCAGCTTATCCTGCAAACCAACCTGTTGTAAGGCCTGTTGCACCATTTCCTCATCAGCGGGAGTATCCGGTTCCAACAAACGCTTATGGGGGAAGCGCCCCATATGGACAATTTCCCGCACTTTGAATTCAAACAGAAGGGGAGCTTCCTGGCTGACAACGGCCATCTTCTTGGCTGTCTCTTTAAGTGGTATACGGCTTAGGGCCTCACCCTCCAATGTGACCAGACCGGCCTGGGGCTTAAGCACACGGTAAATCGTTTTGAGCAGCGTAGATTTGCCGCTTCCGTTTGGTCCTACTAAGCCGACAAACTCTCCTTTGTTGACCGAAGCGGTCACTTGCTGAACAATGGTCTTACCCCCTACCGCTGTCGACAACTCCTCCAGCTTGATCATCCCTGTTCACTTCCCCCAAAGCTATATTGGCGGCTGCGCAAAAGCCAAATGAAAAACGGCCCGCCACACAGTGCAGTGACAATCCCGATCGGCAGCTCTTCTGGAGCCAGGATCATGCGGGCAAACACATCGGCCCAAATCAGAAAGATGGCACCTGCCAAAGCGCTGAAGGGCAACACCAGGCGATGGTCCGCTCCCACCACCAGACGAACCATATGTGGAATCATCAAGCCGACAAAGCCGATTGCTCCGCTGACAGCAACGAGCACTCCAGTGATCAAAGCGGTGACCATAATCAGGATTTTACGAAAACGGTGCACGTCCACTCCCAGTGTGGTGGCTGCTTCATCGCCCATTAATAGCGCATTCAGGGTTCTGAACTGGATCAGCAGGTAGAACAAGCCAGCGGCGATGACCAGAACCGGAATCGTCAAGTACTCCCACCTGGCCCCAGCCAGGCTGCCCATCATCCAGAACAGGGCGGAGCGGATGGCTTCCTCGCGTGGGGCTGTCATGACGATAAAACTGGTCAGGGACGAGAGCACCATGGAAATGGCAATGCCGGCCAGAAGCAAGCGAACAATCGAAATGCGGCCGCCTATCTGGGCGATAACAAATACCAGCATGACCGAAAGCAGAGCCCCGCCAAAGGCAGCCAACGCCAGCGCATATTGGCCCAAGAGACTGAATGCCCCGGCTACAATGACGGCCGTTGCCCCCACTGAAGCACCGGAGGAAACCCCCAAAATATACGGGTCAGCCAGGGAATTGCGCACAAGGGCCTGGATCGCAACGCCCACTGTGGCCAAACCGGCGCCAACCAAACCAGCCAAAAGCACCCTGGGTAAACGGATGTCCCAGACAATATGGCCGTGGGGCGTGCTCCAATCAGCCGTAACCGCTCCCCCAATCCAAGGCAGGTTAGCCAGAATAATCTGCCACACCGTGAGGGGCGGCACAGAGACCGGACCAATCATAACGGCCACTGTCAGGGAGACGACAAAGGTAAGGCCCAACAGAGCCAGTCCTACAACCAGTTTAAACCGCTGTGTTTGATCCCGCTGAAACAAGGGGCGGTTAAAACCTGTTGCCAACGTTATTTTCTTGTTTTGATCTGTGTTTCCCATTGTTTCAGCCATGCTGCCCACCACCGGATAAGGGAGCCAAAGCTGCAGCATGAAACTCCATACTCTTCGCCAGCCTGTCCCTGATGCGAACCACTTCCCCCACCACGATGACGGCCGGAGAACCGATCCTGCTGTCTTGCACCTGCTGTTCAATTGTCTCCAATGTACCGGTGACTAACTTTTGCCTGGGTGTCGTCGCCCACTGGATCACCGCCACCGGAGTGTCTGGCGCCCTTCCATGGTGAAGCAAAGCATGGCAAATCTCCGACAAACGGTTCATACCCATATAAAACACCAGGGTATCGATTCCTCTGGCCAGCGCAGCCCAGGTCCGTTCACACTCTGCACCATGCTGCCTTACTTCTGGTGTGCCCGTTTCTTTCGACTGTGCACAGGAGTCACCTTTTTCCCCGGCATGACCGGTCACCACAGCAAACGAAGAGGCATAGGCCCGGTGCGTGAGGGGGATGCCCGCCGCTGCTGCGGCCCCCGCAGCTGCTGTCACCCCTGGTACAATTTCAAAGGGAACAGCGTGGGCAGCAAGCCATTCAGCCTCTTCCCCCACCCGTCCAAAGACCGAGGGATCGCCTCCCTTTAAGCGGGTGACCACTTTTCCTTCCCGTGCTTTCTCCACCAGCAATTGATTGATCCGTTCCTGGCGCAACGTGTGCTGCCGGGGAGACTTGCCGCAAAAAATCAGCTCTGCTTGGGGAGAGGCATAAGCTAAGAGCTCAGGGCCGGCCAAGCGGTCGTAGATGATCACATCGGCCTCTTGAATGCATTCCAACCCCCGCACGGTAATGAGCTTGGGGTGGCCAGGTCCTGCTCCGACAAGATATACTTTGCCCGTTCCCATCTGCTCACTCCTTCCTGATCACTTTAAATCTCATCCTCGCTTTGCTGCTGCACAGATTGCTTTAGAGCAGGATCAGAGTCACCATCTTGTCCGGCTTTCCTCTCCACTTCTGCTGTAGCACTTCCGGCCGCTGTACTTAACAGGCGGCGGTAACGTGCTGACCGTTCTTCCTGCTTTCCCTCTCTGGTTAAGCGCAGAAAAACAGGATCCAAAAGGGCGGCAAACAACCTTTGCCTCTGTTTTTGATCCGACACATGCTGCAATATTTCCTCGCGGCAGCTGGCCAAAAAATCAACATAGTCGGCATACACATCATCATAACGTTCCGCCAATTCTGCTGTAATCTTCTTGGCCAATCCCGGACTGGCACCTGAAGTGGAGACGCTGATCGAGAGCTTTCCCCGCCGGAACGTCGTCGGGACAATAAAATGGCTTAAATCAGGACGATCCACTATATTAATCCATTGCTGTGGTTCCAAAGCATTGTAAACCGCTATATTCACATGTGGATCATTGGTAGCGGCAATCACCAGGCGTGCTCCCCTTATATCTCCAGGGTCAAACTGCTTGTCCAGCCACCTGATTTTCCCTTGCCTGGCCCACTCTTTGAGGTCAGGTGCCAACTGTGGACTGACTACTGTCACTTGAGCCCCAGCCTCCAGCAGTTTACCCACTTTCCTGGCCGCTACTGTTCCTCCCCCAATCACAACAACGGGCAGCTCTTCAATGTTTAAAATGACAGGATATCCCGGTTTATTCACGCTCCCTCACCGTCCGTTACACCAGCTGATTGAAAGGTGGCCATTTCCCCGATCATGCGGCAGGCTGCTTCAACAAGTGGGAAAGCCACAGCAGCTCCGCTCCCTTCGCCCAGCCGCATACCCAAGTCAACTAACGGTTCTTTGTTTAATAAACGGAGGGCAACTTGATGTCCCGGCTCCTGGGAACGGTGGGCAGCAAGCAAAACATCATTGACATGGGGGCACAACCTGACGGCTGTCAGAGCAGCCACCGTACAGATAAACCCGTCCACAATGACAGGAATGTGATGCCTGGCTGCAGCCAGTATGGCCCCGGCCATTCCGGCAATCTCCAGCCCACCCACCTTGCTTAACACATCCACAGGGTCCTGTCCGTTGGGGCGGTGCAGTGCAAGGGCCCGGGCAATGACCGACTGTTTGTGGATCACCCTCTCTTGCTTCACCCCCGTACCCGGGCCCACCAATCCTTTCATTCGTTCAGCAAGTTCAGTTGTATCCGGCCCGGGATATGCACCGCTTGTATCACCACAGAGAAAGGCGGCCAGCATGGCACTGCTTGTCGTGGTGTTACCGATCCCCATTTCACCCACGATTAAACTTTTAATCCCGCGGTCAATCATGGCTTCTGCCCGCTCGATACCCACTTCAATCGCAGCTACAGCATCCTTCAGCGACATGGCTGTTTCTTTTAAAAAATTAGCAGTCCCATAGCGCACCTTGCGCGAGATTAAGCCCGGGGCCGCAAGGGGCTGGGCCACACCGATATCTACCACTTCCAGCATGGCTCCAATTTGGCGGGCAAACACATTAATTGCCGCTCCTCCGTTAAGAAAGTTGTGCACCATTTGCGCTGTCACTTCCTGCGGATAAGCGGAAACCCCTTCTGCAGCGATACCGTGGTCGGCGGCAAAAACAATGATTCCCGGGGGAGACACCTGGGGTTTCATGTGACCCGTGATTTTGGCCAGCTCCACCGCGATCGCTTCCAACCGGCCCAAACTTCCCTTAGGTTTCGTTAAAGTGTCCACATAGCGGGCCGCCTCTTGACCCACTTGATCATCAACAGACGGTATCCTCTGGCAATAGCGATTCAGGCTTGCTACCATTGTCTCCTCCTCCTTGTTTGATAGCTTCTCATCAATGCTTCAACTCGTTCTAATTGAACGTGTTTCTCCACTTCATCGGCGAGATAATCAAAGGCTTGTTCCCGTATGGCGGCAAATGAGACACGTTCTTTAAGCGGTGTCAGTCCTTTTTTCACCCGCAAATGGTTTAACAAAGTCCAGCGGAAGGCATCATTATGGAAAATGCCATGAAAGTAAGTGCCCATCACTGCCCCATCCTCGGTGATCAAACCATCAGTCCATGGCTCATTCCTGTGGTGGGCATCTTGTGCCGAGGCCTCATTTTCCCCTTCCCAATCCTTCTCCATGCTGTCACTTCTGTCCTCCACCTGGATCAAGGGGGAAGCACGCCCATGGGATTGGGCAAGAACCTGGGACTGGCCCATATGAATCTCATAACCGGCAACAGGAAACGTTTGTCCGTCAAAGGTTAAGCGCCCCCTTGAGCGGACCGTTGTTTTGGTTCGGGCCATGCGGGTGACAAGGGGGAGCAGCCCCAAACCTTCTGCTTCTCCCAGAGGCGTCTCCATGTGGTCGGGATCGGCAATGGCCCGGCCCAGCATCTGGTACCCGCCGCAGATGCCAAACACGATACTTTTCTTATCCCAAACCAGCTTCCTGATCTTGTTGGCCAGACCTGTTTTTTTGACAAAAACCAAATCTTCAATGGTGTTTTTGCTGCCCGGCAAAATGATCAGATCAGGCTGCCCCAGTTCATGGACCGCCGTCACATACCGCACCTTGCAGTCTGTTTCCGCCATCAGTGGATCAATATCTGTAAAATTGCTGATCATGGGCAGCTTGACCACCGCAATATCCAAGTCCTTCTCCTGCTCTGGGTCCGGTTTGACATGATTGAGCACCACTGAATCCTCGGCCTCAATCCATAATCCGTGAATATACGGGAGCACGCCCAGTACAGGCTTTCCCGTATACTTTTCAAACCAGTCCAGACCCGGTTCTAGCAAGCTGAGATCGCCCCGAAACTTGTTGATAATGACGCCGATCACCCGCTCCCGGTCTTCCGGCTCCAGAAGCTCCAGGGTCCCTACCAGATTGGCAAACACGCCGCCGCGTTCAATATCGGCCACCAAGATCACCGGCGCATCCGCCATCCTGGCCACACGCATATTGACCAGCTCCCGGTCATTCAAGTTGATTTCCGCCGGGCTGCCGGCCCCTTCAATCACAATGCGTTCATACTCCTGGGCCAGCCTGGTGTACGCTTCCCTTATCACGGCCAAGCCCTGCCCGAAAAACGAGGTGCGATATTCCCCGGCTTTCATATTTTTAAGCGGACGGCCGTGTACCACAATCTGAGCTTCCGCTTCCCTGGAGGGTTTAATCAAAATCGGATTCATATCGGTGGTGGCGGTCACCCCCGCGGCTTCCGCTTGCACTCCCTGGGCCCGTCCTATTTCCTTGCCGTCAACGGTAATATAAGAATTTAAGGCCATATTCTGTGATTTAAACGGAGCCGTCCGGTAGCCCCGCCGGGCAAACAGGCGGCAAAAAGCGGTAACCAGCACACTTTTGCCCACATCAGAACCCGTGCCCTGAAACATTAAGGGCAGGGCCATGCCGCGGGAAGATTCTTGCCGCTGGCTAGCCATGGTTCTGCCACTCCAGACAAGCCTCGATCCAGCGCTCCACCAAGTCAGGAGTCGAAGCAAAGTGCAAATGGGTATACCCGGCAATGAGCCCTTTGTACCGAATCCCTTCTGCCTTCTTCCCTCTCAATCCAGATGTGCGGTAAGCCGCCGGAAAGTCTCTGTGCCGCTCAAAAACCGAGTAATGAAACTCGTGCCCCTTGGCTTGACCACCGTCCGGAAGCAGGTAGTTGCCTGACTCTCCCGTTACCTCCCTGTAGCCCAAGGCAGCCAGCTTGTCCTGCATCTTCACTTTGCCCGGGATGATGCCCACCATGTCATGCACTTTTCCTTCGGTGGTTTCAATGGATTCAGTCAGATACATAAACCCGCCGCACTCGGCCAGGGTGGGCATGCCGTTTTCAATCGCCTGCTTAACAGATGCCTTAACCTTCGTTTGCCCAGCCAGTTCTGCGGCAAACTCTTCCGGAAACCCGCCCCCGATATACAAACCGGCACTGCCAGAAGGAATCGGCTCTCCGGCTAAGGGAGAGAAAAAGGCCAGCTTGGCCCCGTAAGCCTCCAATAACTCCAGATTTTCCGGGTAATAAAAGTTGAAAGCAG
The Caldalkalibacillus uzonensis genome window above contains:
- the bioF gene encoding 8-amino-7-oxononanoate synthase translates to MFKQTLTQEESLTKELDLLEQHGLRRTLRTVETGAEPEIVVEGKKLLLLSTNNYLGLATHPRVKAKAIEAVQQFGTGSGGSRLITGNLRLHEELEQTIAAWKGTEAAQLFSCGYLANVGTISALAGKGDLVLSDELNHASMIDGCRLSKAATMVYRHVDMDDLHQKLRDTRGQYRRTLIATDGVFSMDGNIAPLPELVSLAEQYGAWLMVDDAHGTGVLGDTGAGSVEHFGLSGRVHLSVGTLSKACGAESGYVAGSQTVIEYLLNRARSFIFQTALSPGVVAASLEAIHIIRTEPALRHQLLSNARYLREGLKSYGFRLIEGETPIIAVLIGEAKTAVRFSRRLEEAGVYAPAIRPPTVPEGMSRIRCTVMATHTTAQLDFALAQFKQVGQELGVIS
- the bioD gene encoding dethiobiotin synthase; translation: MTKGFFITGTDTGVGKTFVAAALAAYLKQQGQDVGVFKPMMSGIQRENPHSDAFLLKTMSGDTNPVEQINPFQFDEPLAPYLAAKRAQREVSFVQLIEAWHQVRDSHAFFLVEGAGGLAVPMGPNYLVADVAKLIDLPLIVVARPNLGTINHTLLTLHFAQSKGLAVAGVIFNGYDPEAGDLAQDTNPSLLEEWSDVPVLGIIPRTEHHSAQALAALVAKCIDVEELYAYC
- the bioB gene encoding biotin synthase BioB, yielding MSIFSQARVNVWEVYADKALRGEVLTKDEAFHILGAPDGELLPLLQAAYRVRYHYYGNKVKLNMIINAKSGLCPEDCGYCSQSIVSKAPIEKYPLLDKETLIEGAREAVRRKAGTYCIVASGRGATDKEIEQVVEAVKAIKQEMPLKICCCLGIISEEQAQKLREAGVERYNHNLNTSASHYGHITTTHTYEDRVRTVQHVKQAGISPCSGCIIGMGETWDDVYHLALSLRELDADSIPVNFLHAIPGTPLENMDELNPRYCLKVLALFRFINPSKEIRISGGREVNLRSLQALGLYPANAIFVGDYLTTEGQTARADHQMIEDLGFEIELMHYSLNMSSNST
- a CDS encoding Uma2 family endonuclease; its protein translation is MNLPQKSKISLEEFYKMREETNDLLEYVDGIVLMTPSPSTKHQRVSGRLQAKLFNFLEGTNCEVFSAPYDIELKKDGIEGTKILVPDLSVICDKQGLQENKFVGVPDLIIEILSPSNQSNDLVTKMNLYMQYGVKEYWIINPMLNAVQIYVLDEKGHYQQKDILKEIGTVESEILKGFQVELEDIFRE
- a CDS encoding AIR synthase related protein, which gives rise to MEGCIAMVGMGKHSTMFQVRDLTVMELNEQEVMVVACDSVGGIGSKPHDKVKADGAVVGAFALRVPLFELISAGAAPVLVVNTLSVEWDPAGREIVQGLKAYAKQAGLDVDVQFTGSTEENVPTVQTGVGITVLGKAEKARFFPGSTRQGDWVACAGWPKSAPDDDVRLDDPQILSIEELYILRQQPDVHDILPVGSKGILYEAQELANSAGLASQLEVQKGRTTLDLEKSAGPSTCVIFSAAEEAIGRLQRQLKAPLTVIGQLA
- a CDS encoding ABC transporter substrate-binding protein, which encodes MFRLPKCHLLLIVIMIVVFVLTACSSEQASSSPAENGTVAEGEASGEETQTDPAGASGYQPVTIENNGRTLSFDKPPQRAVTLNQHVTEVMLALGLEEVMVGTAYLDDEILPQFQEAYEQIPVLADRYPSQEVFLSVEPDFAYAGWQSAFSENGVGSVEELEAFGVTAYLHHSSTIVGPTIEDVYQDIHNIGRIFGVEERAKALIAQMETDIALLQEQIGKVDEPIRVFVYDSGEDQAFTVGQNYMNTLIRLAGGENIFADLDKNWGAVNWEEVVERSPEVIVVVDYGEMTAEQKIDFLLRHPALDNVPAIQHERFVVVPLSAAAEGIRAPLALEILIKGFYPEKAE
- a CDS encoding heme ABC transporter ATP-binding protein, which gives rise to MIKLEELSTAVGGKTIVQQVTASVNKGEFVGLVGPNGSGKSTLLKTIYRVLKPQAGLVTLEGEALSRIPLKETAKKMAVVSQEAPLLFEFKVREIVHMGRFPHKRLLEPDTPADEEMVQQALQQVGLQDKLDEPYSGLSGGEKQRVQIARVLAQGADYLILDEPTNHLDIHHQLHILELVKSLEVTVLAALHDLNLAAMYCDRLLVMKEGHLVADGTPEEVLTPSLLAEVFQVQAEVRPHPVFNKPVITFFPTETRGRNHK
- a CDS encoding FecCD family ABC transporter permease, with protein sequence MLQLWLPYPVVGSMAETMGNTDQNKKITLATGFNRPLFQRDQTQRFKLVVGLALLGLTFVVSLTVAVMIGPVSVPPLTVWQIILANLPWIGGAVTADWSTPHGHIVWDIRLPRVLLAGLVGAGLATVGVAIQALVRNSLADPYILGVSSGASVGATAVIVAGAFSLLGQYALALAAFGGALLSVMLVFVIAQIGGRISIVRLLLAGIAISMVLSSLTSFIVMTAPREEAIRSALFWMMGSLAGARWEYLTIPVLVIAAGLFYLLIQFRTLNALLMGDEAATTLGVDVHRFRKILIMVTALITGVLVAVSGAIGFVGLMIPHMVRLVVGADHRLVLPFSALAGAIFLIWADVFARMILAPEELPIGIVTALCGGPFFIWLLRSRQYSFGGSEQG